From a single Miscanthus floridulus cultivar M001 chromosome 8, ASM1932011v1, whole genome shotgun sequence genomic region:
- the LOC136477761 gene encoding LRR receptor-like serine/threonine-protein kinase EFR, producing the protein MKLYMFMQMFVLLLLLFRCVCNICCSTVPDNSTDVLSLLEFKRAANDPHGALSNWNTSTHFCEWKGVTCNPKNRGRVTELNLAGQGLSGTIVDSVGNLTALHILNLSNNQFSGQIPPLNNIRKLEVLDVNTNSLEGNIPDTLTNCSSLRILWLYTNTLTGTIPPNIGYLSNLVNFDLSGNNLTGIIPPAIGNISTLNLLNLGINQLTGSIPDEIGKLSNLSVLELNDNFLSGGIPPILFNLSSLQTLDLGSNTLGKTLPSDMGDRLVSLQSLYLNGNEIEGQIPSSIGSASELQAIWISSNRFSGPIPTSLGNLSKLSKLNLEQNALDTWNNQSWEFLNALRNCSLLNSLSLGYNNLQGVLPDSVGNLSPSLQVLRMGFNNISGIIPPSIGKLQNLTTLGLSHNSFTGTIGEWLGNLENLQYINLDGNNFIGPIPPSVGNLKQLLSLHLAKNEFEGSIPANFGNLQQLAELDLAENKFEGPIPPSLGDLPLLRKLNLSYNNLQGSIPN; encoded by the coding sequence ATGAAACTCTACATGTTTATGCAAATgtttgtgctgctgctgctgctctttcGCTGTGTTTGCAATATCTGCTGCTCAACAGTCCCGGATAACAGTACGGATGTGCTATCACTGCTCGAGTTCAAGCGAGCTGCCAACGATCCACACGGAGCGTTGAGTAATTGGAACACAAGCACCCATTTCTGTGAGTGGAAGGGCGTCACATGCAACCCGAAGAACCGAGGGCGAGTAACGGAGCTCAACCTTGCTGGCCAAGGATTATCGGGCACAATTGTCGACTCCGTTGGAAATCTAACTGCCCTTCATATTCTTAACCTGTCCAATAATCAGTTCTCTGGCCAGATACCTCCTTTGAACAATATCCGCAAACTCGAAGTCCTTGATGTGAACACGAACTCATTAGAGGGGAATATTCCAGACACACTTACAAATTGTTCCAGCCTAAGGATTTTATGGCTTTATACAAACACCCTTACTGGTACAATTCCTCCAAATATAGGTTACCTTTCCAATCTAGTAAATTTCGACCTTTCTGGGAACAATCTTACCGGGATCATCCCACCAGCAATTGGAAACATCAGCACATTGAACTTACTTAATCTTGGTATAAATCAACTGACCGGAAGCATTCCGGATGAGATAGGGAAATTGTCAAATTTGTCTGTATTGGAACTAAATGATAACTTTCTATCAGGTGGAATCCCACCGATCCTTTTTAATTTGTCATCTCTTCAAACACTAGACTTGGGTTCAAATACACTGGGTAAGACCCTCCCATCTGACATGGGGGATAGGCTCGTCAGTCTCCAATCTCTTTACTTAAATGGGAACGAGATTGAAGGTCAGATACCATCATCCATTGGCAGTGCTTCTGAGCTACAAGCTATATGGATATCATCAAATCGTTTCTCTGGCCCAATTCCAACTTCTTTGGGTAACCTTTCGAAGCTTTCAAAGCTGAACCTCGAGCAAAACGCTCTTGACACATGGAACAACCAAAGCTGGGAATTCTTAAACGCCTTGAGAAATTGTAGCCTTCTGAACTCACTTTCACTAGGTTACAATAATCTACAGGGAGTGTTACCTGATTCAGTTGGCAACCTGTCCCCAAGTCTTCAAGTTCTACGTATGGGTTTCAACAACATATCAGGAATAATTCCTCCAAGCATAGGCAAACTACAAAACTTAACGACGCTAGGACTTAGCCACAACAGTTTTACTGGAACAATTGGAGAATGGCTTGGAAACCTGGAAAACCTACAATACATAAATCTTGATGGCAACAATTTTATTGGGCCTATTCCACCTTCTGTTGGAAACCTTAAACAGCTCCTATCTCTCCATCTAGCAAAAAATGAATTCGAAGGTTCCATACCAGCGAACTTCGGTAACCTCCAACAGCTCGCGGAGTTGGATCTAGCAGAAAATAAATTTGAAGGTCCCATACCACCCAGTTTGGGAGACCTCCCACTGCTTAGAAAGTTGAACCTTAGTTATAACAATCTACAGGGCAGCATTCCTAATTAA
- the LOC136474314 gene encoding receptor kinase-like protein Xa21: MHTLLALLLLSYALGNIHCSTSPRNTTDIISLLDFKHAITNDPSRVLNNWNTSTPFCQWAGVKCSRRTPEDRVVLLNLGGQSLTGTLTTSLGNLTFLRTLNLSVNHLSGQLPDLSHLRTLEVLDLRRNLLQGVIPDTLTNCSNLRKLVLSYNLLEGEITLEVGHLSKLSTLSLSSNSLTGVIPPTLNNTELQKITIADNKLTGSIPDELGYLSNMAVLLLGHNMLSGGFPSALLNIPSLEMLDLGGNMLHGTLPSNIIGYALPNLGVLVLSVNEFEGQLPASFGNVSSLEVIDLSSNKFSGQTPSSFVSLLKLSYLNLENNMLEASDDQGWEFLHALKNCTLLNSFSLGRNRLSGSIPNYIGDLSTELEYLILSSNELSGVVPSRIGNLTGLATLGLDNNSLTGSIGEWVGMLKDLQDLELQQNNFDGPIPASIGNLTKLLHLHLEHNKFTGTIPASLAYLQQLLTLDLSNNSLHGIIPTEVFRLPSLVTCVLSYNNLTGPMPSEVHLIQLTELRLSANNFFGEIPANLSECQELNIIELDQNNLTGSIPLSLGNLKTLNMLNLSHNKISGFIPTTLNGLELLTHLDLSYNHLQGEIPINRVFANATAVSLNGNWGLCGGVKDLHMPACPAVSRRIKLKLYLIILLILIFGFVSFLMSVYVILLMKKKSRRPYLILLSFGKKFPRVSYKDLAQATGNFSESNLIGRGSYGSVYRGKLTQAKMQVAIKVFDLGIKFADRSFVSECEALGIIRHRNLLPILTSCSTIDNRGNDFKALIYEFMHNGSLDTWLHQKHCGVSPKLLGLSQRISIAIDIANALVYLHHDCERPIVHCDLKPTNILLDDNMNACIGDFGIANLLGYSSSSSSVAVTGTVGYIPPEYAQSVHASTSGDVYSFGIVHLEMLIGKRPTDSMFEGELNIVRFVERNFPDQMLCIIDTCLQEECKGFIQATVGTENETRRCLLSLVQVAISCTRLLPRERMNMREVAAYLHSIGRSYVAAIKQEQAMLC; the protein is encoded by the exons ATGCATACGCTGCTAGCATTGCTGCTACTTTCTTATGCACTCGGTAACATCCATTGCTCAACTTCCCCTCGGAACACCACGGACATTATCTCGTTGCTTGATTTCAAACATGCTATCACCAATGACCCTAGTAGAGTTCTGAACAACTGGAACACCAGTACTCCCTTTTGCCAGTGGGCGGGCGTCAAATGCAGCCGGCGGACGCCCGAAGACCGTGTCGTCCTGCTGAACCTCGGCGGCCAAAGTTTGACGGGCACGTTAACAACCTCACTTGGGAACTTAACTTTCCTAAGGACACTGAACCTGTCTGTGAATCACTTATCTGGCCAGTTGCCAGATCTCTCCCACCTCCGCACCCTCGAGGTCCTTGATCTGAGAAGGAACTTACTACAAGGGGTTATTCCAGATACGCTCACAAACTGTTCCAACCTCAGGAAATTAGTCCTCTCCTACAACCTTCTAGAGGGTGAAATTACGTTGGAAGTTGGACACCTATCTAAATTATCAACATTAAGTCTTTCCTCGAATAGCCTGACAGGAGTCATTCCACCAACTCTCAATAACACTGAACTACAAAAGATCACAATTGCAGACAATAAGCTCACTGGAAGCATTCCCGATGAGCTTGGGTATTTGTCAAATATGGCTGTTCTGCTCCTCGGTCACAATATGTTGTCAGGTGGATTCCCTTCAGCCCTACTCAACATTCCTTCTCTTGAAATGCTGGACCTCGGCGGCAATATGCTGCATGGGACATTGCCGTCTAACATTATTGGCTATGCGCTCCCAAATCTCGGTGTGCTTGTGCTAAGTGTCAACGAGTTTGAAGGTCAACTCCCAGCTTCATTTGGCAATGTTTCAAGCCTGGAAGTGATAGATCTATCTTCTAACAAGTTTTCTGGCCAAACTCCTAGTTCTTTTGTTAGTCTTCTTAAGCTATCTTATCTAAACCTTGAGAACAACATGCTTGAAGCATCAGACGACCAGGGCTGGGAATTCTTACATGCCTTGAAAAACTGTACACTTCTGAATAGTTTCTCTCTTGGTAGAAATAGGCTAAGTGGATCTATTCCTAACTATATCGGTGACCTGTCCACTGAACTTGAATATCTAATTTTGAGCTCAAACGAGCTATCTGGGGTAGTTCCATCGAGAATAGGAAACTTGACTGGCTTGGCCACCTTGGGACTAGATAACAACAGTCTTACAGGTTCAATTGGGGAATGGGTTGGAATGTTGAAGGATCTACAAGATTTGGAACTTCAGCAGAACAACTTCGACGGCCCCATCCCAGCGTCCATTGGCAATCTTACCAAATTGTTGCATCTCCATCTTGAACATAACAAATTCACTGGTACCATACCTGCCAGCTTGGCATACCTTCAACAACTCTTAACCTTGGATCTTTCCAACAATAGTTTACATGGTATCATACCTACAGAGGTATTTAGGCTCCCGTCATTGGTTACATGTGTGCTATCATACAATAACTTAACAGGTCCTATGCCCTCAGAGGTTCATCTTATACAACTCACTGAACTACGTCTGTCAGCCAACAATTTTTTTGGGGAAATCCCTGCCAATTTAAGTGAATGTCAAGAGTTGAATATCATCGAATTGGACCAGAATAATCTCACGGGAAGCATTCCATTGTCTTTAGGAAACCTGAAGACTTTGAACATGCTCAATCTTTCCCACAACAAAATTTCAGGCTTCATCCCAACAACTTTAAATGGTTTGGAGCTTCTCACTCACCTGGATCTGTCTTATAATCATCTCCAAGGAGAAATACCAATAAATAGAGTATTTGCAAACGCAACAGCTGTTTCACTTAATGGCAACTGGGGGCTTTGTGGAGGAGTGAAAGATCTCCATATGCCTGCATGCCCTGCAGTTTCTCGGAGAATTAAACTGAAACTCTATCTCATTATCTTGCTGATTCTGATATTTGGCTTCGTGTCATTTCTCATGTCAGTTTATGTTATACTCCTTatgaagaagaaatcaagaaggcCATACTTAATATTGCTTTCTTTCGGTAAGAAATTTCCTAGAGTTTCTTACAAGGATCTAGCTCAAGCTACAGGGAACTTCTCCGAGTCCAACCTTATTGGCAGAGGAAGCTATGGTTCAGTATATAGAGGGAAGTTAACTCAAGCAAAAATGCAAGTGGCTATCAAGGTTTTTGACCTTGGCATAAAATTTGCAGATAGAAGTTTCGTATCTGAATGTGAGGCTTTGGGAATCATTCGGCATCGGAACCTTCTTCCTATACTAACTTCATGCTCAACGATAGACAATAGAGGCAATGATTTCAAAGCTCTAATATATGAGTTCATGCATAATGGGAGTTTAGATACATGGTTGCATCAAAAACATTGCGGTGTATCTCCAAAACTTTTGGGTTTATCTCAAAGAATAAGCATAGCTATTGACATAGCCAATGCATTGGTCTATTTACACCATGACTGTGAAAGGCCTATTGTCCACTGTGATCTGAAGCCAACTAATATCCTTCTTGACGACAATATGAATGCCTGTATAGGAGACTTTGGCATTGCAAATCTACTTGGATATTCTAGTTCCAGCAGTTCGGTCGCTGTGACAGGAACTGTCGGATATATCCCTCC AGAGTATGCTCAGAGCGTTCATGCATCAACCAGTGGGGATGTCTACAGTTTTGGAATAGTACATCTAGAGATGCTGATAGGCAAACGACCAACCGACTCTATGTTCGAGGGTGAACTCAACATTGTTCGCTTTGTAGAGAGAAACTTCCCAGATCAGATGTTATGTATCATTGATACTTGTCTCCAAGAAGAATGCAAAGGCTTTATTCAAGCAACAGTGGGCACAGAAAATGAGACCCGTCGATGCTTGTTGTCTCTCGTGCAAGTTGCTATTTCTTGCACGCGTCTATTACCAAGAGAACGAATGAATATGAGAGAAGTGGCTGCTTACTTACACTCTATCGGAAGGTCATATGTTGCAGCAATTAAGCAAGAACAAGCCATGCTTTGCTAG